In Fervidobacterium nodosum Rt17-B1, one genomic interval encodes:
- a CDS encoding NifB/NifX family molybdenum-iron cluster-binding protein, translating to MVRIAIPTDDGKTVASHFGRAEYFVIVEIEGDKELSRKLSENLHARGHHGGEHNHHGYGRHFGRLHNEYEHEHEQEHGHHHGHDEVFASTGDVDGVIAVKMGPHMFEDIKARKIGVYLVPLNTTIDDAVKLFLEGKLKNIVR from the coding sequence ATGGTAAGAATTGCAATCCCAACAGACGATGGTAAAACAGTAGCTTCTCATTTCGGAAGAGCAGAGTATTTTGTGATTGTTGAAATCGAAGGTGACAAAGAACTATCAAGAAAACTTTCCGAAAATCTACACGCAAGAGGTCACCACGGCGGAGAACATAACCATCACGGCTATGGCAGACACTTTGGAAGGCTACATAATGAATATGAGCACGAGCACGAACAAGAACACGGGCACCACCATGGCCATGATGAAGTATTTGCTTCAACAGGCGATGTGGATGGAGTTATAGCCGTGAAAATGGGACCACATATGTTTGAAGACATTAAAGCAAGGAAAATAGGAGTTTACTTGGTACCGTTAAATACAACCATAGACGATGCAGTAAAACTATTTTTAGAAGGAAAACTTAAAAATATAGTCAGATAA
- a CDS encoding tetratricopeptide repeat protein has product MRKINIRVFLVLLIFFILQELLLASSYSSELSYKIQYMIGNRQAKGLDALLKSINYEELSPDEKGDIVIAYTELYSWGGMGYNYSEKAYQLAEKIVKDYPNFWKGYYCMALVLSHRVQKNNLLALTLTSKIDYNLNMAIKYGQDQWLPHFLAAIRYIEVPIFPDLERGEALLKRSIELEPNHVYSYFVYGKLYERKGRYCEAVEMYKKALSLPTRPEWKIVDEDAKKDANQRLAEVEKKCTKK; this is encoded by the coding sequence TTGAGAAAGATTAATATTAGAGTTTTTTTAGTTTTATTAATATTTTTTATTTTACAAGAGTTGCTTTTGGCTTCGTCTTATTCTTCTGAGTTGTCTTACAAAATTCAATATATGATTGGCAACAGGCAAGCAAAAGGACTTGATGCACTATTGAAGTCAATTAACTATGAAGAATTATCCCCCGATGAAAAGGGGGATATTGTTATTGCATATACGGAGCTGTACAGTTGGGGTGGAATGGGTTATAATTATTCCGAAAAAGCTTATCAATTGGCAGAGAAAATTGTGAAAGATTATCCAAATTTTTGGAAAGGTTATTATTGCATGGCTCTTGTGCTTTCCCACAGGGTTCAGAAAAATAATCTATTAGCTTTGACTTTAACAAGTAAGATAGATTATAATTTGAATATGGCCATTAAGTATGGTCAAGACCAATGGTTACCTCATTTCTTAGCGGCTATAAGATACATAGAAGTGCCGATTTTTCCTGACCTTGAAAGAGGCGAAGCGTTACTTAAAAGATCGATAGAACTTGAACCCAATCATGTGTATTCTTATTTTGTGTACGGTAAGTTATATGAGAGAAAAGGAAGATACTGCGAAGCAGTTGAAATGTATAAGAAAGCTTTGAGTTTACCAACGAGGCCCGAGTGGAAAATTGTGGATGAGGACGCAAAGAAAGACGCGAATCAGAGACTTGCGGAGGTGGAGAAGAAGTGTACCAAAAAATAA
- a CDS encoding glucose-1-phosphate thymidylyltransferase: MKAIILCAGKGTRLRPLTYTTAKHLIPVANKPVILYTIEKIKSVGIKQIGIIVSPENKADFEENLGDGSKYGVEITYILQPEPKGLAHAVLMAKDFLGDEDFMMYLGDNLIMDDIRPFVDEFEQRKNISALIMLSPVNDPTRFGIAVMEGNRIVKTVEKPKEPPSNLAIIGLYLFRKDIFEGIANIKPSWRGELEITDAIDWLIQNKGNVEGHIIYGWWKDTGKPEDLLEANHKILDDIIEEFKIKGTVEASSVIQGRVSIGEGTEVVNSVIRGPVIIGENCTISNAYIGPYTSIGNGVLIENCEIENSIVMDEVRISNFSPRIDSSLIGKKVEIVENDGKPKGVQIIVGDLGKVIVSR; the protein is encoded by the coding sequence ATGAAAGCTATTATTTTATGTGCAGGTAAGGGAACAAGACTCAGACCTTTAACTTATACAACCGCAAAACACCTTATTCCTGTGGCAAACAAACCAGTTATTCTTTACACAATTGAGAAAATAAAGAGTGTTGGTATAAAACAAATAGGTATTATAGTTAGCCCGGAGAATAAGGCTGATTTTGAAGAAAATCTTGGTGATGGTAGCAAATACGGCGTTGAGATTACTTATATTCTCCAACCTGAACCAAAAGGACTCGCTCATGCTGTTTTGATGGCAAAAGATTTCTTAGGCGATGAAGATTTCATGATGTACCTTGGTGATAACCTTATTATGGATGATATAAGACCTTTTGTTGATGAATTCGAGCAAAGAAAGAATATAAGTGCACTTATAATGCTCTCGCCAGTTAACGATCCAACAAGGTTTGGTATTGCGGTAATGGAAGGAAACAGGATAGTAAAAACTGTTGAGAAACCAAAGGAACCACCTTCAAATCTTGCGATTATAGGGCTTTATTTGTTTAGAAAAGATATATTCGAAGGTATTGCAAATATTAAACCATCATGGCGTGGCGAATTGGAAATTACAGATGCGATTGATTGGCTTATCCAAAACAAAGGGAATGTTGAGGGACATATAATTTACGGATGGTGGAAAGATACAGGTAAACCCGAAGATTTGCTGGAAGCAAATCACAAGATACTTGATGATATAATCGAAGAATTCAAGATAAAAGGAACTGTTGAAGCATCATCGGTCATACAAGGTAGAGTTAGTATCGGTGAAGGTACCGAAGTGGTGAATAGTGTTATAAGAGGCCCGGTAATAATTGGTGAAAATTGTACAATCTCAAATGCCTACATAGGTCCTTACACGTCGATTGGAAATGGCGTGCTTATTGAAAATTGCGAAATTGAAAATTCTATCGTTATGGATGAGGTTAGAATTTCTAATTTCTCACCAAGAATAGATTCATCTTTAATAGGTAAGAAAGTAGAAATTGTCGAGAACGATGGGAAACCAAAAGGTGTTCAAATTATCGTTGGTGACCTAGGGAAGGTCATTGTTTCAAGGTGA
- a CDS encoding Cof-type HAD-IIB family hydrolase, whose amino-acid sequence MVKLIVTDLDGTLLNDDKHIPDDNIIALREAMEKGVHVSIATGRNFGSAKRYIKELGLDVPVIFQNGAFIYQWMEDKVIYKSDLKSEIAKLIVEKAREKGLFYVVYIDFLEEKDMYIDANYSGEFLSYLKQNEWRINYVSDVVNYISNRDSIAEVALVGDEEKIKNIVEDDLFIFGESVSVVKNNRINSEVFYEFFGPNSSKDISFNYLLKYFNVKPEETMYLGDNYNDIGMLKIVGYPVVMENAPDEVKKYAKYVSKSNNEAGVAYAVRKLVLGY is encoded by the coding sequence GTGGTTAAGTTGATAGTTACGGATTTAGATGGGACATTGTTGAACGACGATAAGCATATTCCAGACGATAATATAATTGCCCTTAGAGAAGCTATGGAAAAAGGTGTGCATGTAAGTATCGCGACAGGGCGAAATTTTGGTTCAGCAAAAAGGTATATAAAAGAGCTTGGGTTGGATGTACCTGTCATTTTTCAGAATGGCGCGTTTATTTATCAATGGATGGAGGATAAAGTTATATACAAATCCGATTTGAAGTCTGAAATTGCTAAATTAATCGTTGAAAAAGCTCGGGAAAAAGGTTTGTTTTATGTCGTTTACATAGACTTTTTGGAAGAGAAAGATATGTATATAGACGCGAATTATTCAGGTGAGTTTTTGAGTTATTTAAAGCAAAATGAGTGGAGAATAAATTATGTGAGCGATGTTGTAAATTATATATCAAACAGGGATTCAATAGCCGAAGTGGCTCTTGTTGGTGATGAGGAAAAGATAAAAAATATTGTAGAGGATGACTTATTCATATTTGGTGAGTCTGTAAGTGTTGTTAAAAATAATAGGATAAATTCGGAAGTGTTTTACGAATTTTTTGGCCCAAATTCATCTAAAGATATATCTTTCAATTATTTACTCAAATATTTTAATGTAAAGCCTGAGGAGACGATGTATCTTGGTGATAATTATAACGATATAGGTATGTTAAAAATCGTTGGCTATCCTGTCGTTATGGAGAATGCACCAGATGAAGTTAAAAAATATGCAAAATATGTAAGTAAATCAAACAATGAAGCAGGTGTTGCATACGCTGTCAGAAAGTTGGTGTTAGGGTATTGA
- the glnA gene encoding type I glutamate--ammonia ligase, giving the protein MDASQILKLVEQEGINFIDLKVVDLWGRWRHVTLAKTNFSEKTFVEGVGFDASNLGYAEVFSSDMVIIPDPNTAIIEEYNGEKVLSMICDVYEVENMTPCSHDPRTILKKTLESIKDIADEVYLGPEYEFHIFENVKYEVKTNKISLEIDSSEAFWKSGETGEYFVGRKKGYHRIPPFDKLMEVRNAIVKKLLEYGVPVKYHHHEVGTCQVEIELPLIDALKAADYTMLVKHVARLVSKEYGYLVTFMPKPLYDEAGNGMHVHQFLKKNGKNIFDGDKIYNLSQEALYYIGGILKNAPALMAFTNPSTNSYRRLVPGFEAPTNAVFALANRTSAIRIPAYVKDPEKRRIEFRTIDATCNPYLGFAAMILAGVDGIRKKIDPTAEGFGPFEGDLYEKEVKPLPKSLEESCNALLSNNEFLTTFPKELIKHWVNIKLSEERQVNSIPHPKEFDLYFDV; this is encoded by the coding sequence ATGGACGCGAGTCAAATTCTAAAGTTAGTTGAGCAAGAGGGAATTAATTTTATAGACTTAAAAGTTGTAGACCTTTGGGGCAGATGGAGACATGTAACTCTTGCAAAAACAAATTTCTCAGAAAAAACATTTGTTGAAGGTGTGGGCTTCGATGCTTCCAATCTTGGTTATGCCGAAGTCTTCAGCAGCGACATGGTAATAATCCCTGACCCAAACACAGCAATAATAGAAGAATACAACGGTGAAAAAGTCTTGTCTATGATATGTGACGTTTACGAAGTTGAAAACATGACACCATGTTCACACGATCCACGAACAATATTGAAAAAAACGCTTGAGTCAATAAAAGACATTGCAGACGAAGTATACCTTGGACCTGAATACGAGTTCCACATATTCGAAAATGTTAAGTACGAGGTAAAAACAAACAAAATATCTTTGGAAATTGATAGTTCAGAAGCATTTTGGAAATCGGGCGAAACAGGAGAATATTTCGTAGGAAGGAAAAAAGGTTACCACCGAATTCCTCCATTCGATAAACTGATGGAAGTAAGAAACGCGATAGTTAAAAAATTACTCGAGTACGGTGTCCCCGTAAAATACCACCACCACGAGGTGGGAACATGTCAGGTTGAAATAGAATTACCATTAATAGATGCTCTTAAAGCAGCCGATTATACAATGTTAGTCAAGCATGTTGCACGATTAGTTTCAAAAGAATACGGTTACTTAGTCACATTTATGCCTAAACCATTGTACGATGAAGCTGGAAATGGAATGCACGTGCACCAATTTTTGAAAAAGAACGGAAAAAATATATTCGATGGCGATAAGATTTACAACCTTTCACAAGAAGCGCTTTATTACATAGGTGGGATATTGAAAAACGCTCCAGCGTTAATGGCATTCACCAATCCATCTACAAACTCATACAGAAGATTGGTACCTGGCTTCGAAGCCCCAACAAACGCAGTCTTTGCGCTTGCAAACAGAACATCAGCGATAAGAATACCAGCTTATGTGAAAGATCCAGAAAAAAGAAGAATCGAATTTAGAACGATCGACGCAACATGTAATCCATATCTTGGCTTTGCAGCTATGATACTAGCTGGTGTAGATGGTATAAGAAAGAAAATTGACCCAACAGCTGAGGGTTTTGGACCATTTGAAGGTGATCTATACGAAAAAGAAGTTAAACCTCTCCCGAAATCTCTCGAAGAAAGTTGCAACGCTCTTTTATCAAATAACGAATTTTTAACAACTTTCCCGAAAGAATTGATTAAACACTGGGTAAACATTAAACTCTCTGAAGAAAGACAAGTTAACTCAATACCCCATCCAAAAGAATTCGACTTATATTTTGATGTATAA
- a CDS encoding galactofuranosyltransferase, with the protein MEGKEIYYVPYFHWDSKFNAGYKAKNDVEIIFESAKFKRVDIFKKASDSNSRIFSLSRLISLYLKRNFANNAIVFFQNGTGLDLLIAPALRKAFKNAKRCIVIHDIESIRLARSIDFTREKLVFSNFTHAVCHSKKMADYIKEKLGYKGKIYILGLFDYILDTPVYERVMSKTLPSLGKYVISFAGNLSKSTFLKKIIKEVNPLNYTVYLYGKGYDGDTKDGVLEYKGVFHPDELPYKIEGHFGLVWDGEEVNGISGTVGHYLKYNSPHKASLYIVSGLPLIVWKESAIYETVKEYNIGFGVNSLKEIDEILSKVSEKDYQVWRENTIKLGKKLASGENVKEIINRILSK; encoded by the coding sequence ATGGAAGGTAAAGAGATTTATTACGTCCCATATTTTCACTGGGACAGTAAATTTAATGCGGGTTACAAGGCCAAAAATGACGTCGAAATCATTTTTGAGAGTGCTAAATTCAAAAGAGTCGACATTTTCAAAAAAGCAAGTGATAGTAATTCAAGGATTTTCAGTCTAAGTAGGCTTATTTCATTGTACCTTAAGCGAAATTTCGCAAATAATGCCATCGTGTTTTTCCAAAACGGAACAGGGCTCGATTTGTTAATAGCCCCTGCACTAAGGAAGGCGTTCAAAAATGCCAAAAGATGCATTGTAATTCACGATATAGAAAGTATAAGACTTGCAAGAAGCATAGATTTCACAAGGGAAAAGCTTGTATTCTCAAACTTTACACATGCAGTATGTCATTCAAAGAAAATGGCAGATTATATAAAAGAGAAATTAGGATATAAGGGAAAAATCTACATTCTCGGCTTGTTTGATTACATCCTCGATACCCCAGTATACGAAAGAGTTATGAGCAAGACTCTACCAAGTTTAGGAAAATACGTAATTTCTTTCGCAGGTAATCTTTCAAAATCAACATTCTTGAAAAAGATAATAAAAGAAGTAAACCCGTTAAATTACACAGTCTATCTATACGGAAAAGGTTATGACGGTGATACAAAAGACGGCGTTTTGGAATACAAAGGTGTGTTTCATCCCGATGAACTTCCATACAAAATTGAAGGACACTTTGGATTAGTATGGGACGGTGAAGAAGTCAACGGAATAAGCGGAACGGTCGGACACTATCTTAAATACAATTCTCCTCATAAGGCATCTTTGTATATAGTTAGCGGATTGCCGCTAATTGTTTGGAAAGAATCGGCAATATACGAAACCGTAAAGGAATACAATATAGGTTTTGGGGTAAATTCTTTGAAAGAAATTGATGAAATACTAAGTAAAGTATCTGAAAAGGATTATCAAGTATGGAGAGAAAACACTATTAAATTGGGCAAAAAGTTAGCCAGCGGTGAAAATGTAAAGGAAATTATAAACAGAATATTATCGAAATAG
- the glf gene encoding UDP-galactopyranose mutase, whose protein sequence is MFFDAVVVGAGLAGSTAARILAESGRKVLVIEKHKHIAGHCHDYKDNNGITVHTYGPHIFHTNNKTVWEFVNKFTEFNYYQHKVLSYAEGKLIPFPINRDTLCEVFGINIATYEVEEFLSNEVKKSKFNNPPKNFRDVIVSQVGERLYELFFKNYTIKQWERDPEELLPDVAKRIPVRANRDDRYFSDKYQGIPKYGYTKLVENILNHDNITVMMGIDYFEIRDYLKSSLVVYTGELDRFFDFSHGKLEYRSLNLVLKTFDIEFYQPVAVVNYPNDYDWTRITEYKHFLDEKSSKTTVCFEYPTAHGKPYYIVMTSENMERRKKYTEEVERLERTGEYIFVGRLAEYKYYNMDEVITASIRKTEVWLNGR, encoded by the coding sequence ATGTTTTTTGATGCCGTAGTAGTTGGTGCAGGTTTAGCTGGCTCAACAGCAGCAAGAATCTTGGCTGAAAGTGGTAGAAAGGTTTTAGTTATCGAAAAGCATAAACACATCGCTGGTCACTGCCATGATTACAAAGATAATAATGGCATAACGGTTCACACTTATGGTCCACACATATTTCACACAAACAATAAGACAGTTTGGGAATTCGTCAATAAGTTCACTGAATTCAATTATTATCAACACAAAGTTCTAAGCTACGCAGAGGGTAAATTAATACCCTTTCCGATCAATAGAGATACTTTGTGCGAAGTTTTCGGCATCAATATTGCCACATACGAAGTTGAAGAGTTTTTATCAAATGAAGTTAAGAAATCAAAATTCAACAATCCTCCTAAAAATTTCCGCGATGTTATTGTCTCACAAGTTGGCGAAAGGCTTTATGAGCTTTTCTTCAAAAATTATACTATTAAACAATGGGAACGAGATCCTGAAGAACTATTACCCGATGTAGCAAAAAGAATACCTGTAAGGGCCAACAGAGACGACAGGTACTTCTCTGATAAATATCAAGGCATACCAAAATACGGTTACACAAAACTCGTCGAAAATATTCTGAACCATGACAACATTACAGTGATGATGGGAATAGATTATTTTGAAATCAGAGATTACCTGAAATCAAGCCTTGTAGTATATACTGGTGAATTGGACAGATTTTTTGATTTTTCGCATGGAAAGTTAGAGTACAGGTCTTTAAATCTTGTATTGAAAACGTTTGATATAGAGTTCTACCAACCGGTTGCTGTGGTTAATTACCCAAACGACTATGACTGGACCAGAATAACTGAATACAAACATTTTCTTGATGAAAAATCTTCGAAAACTACTGTTTGTTTTGAATATCCAACAGCACATGGCAAACCATACTACATAGTTATGACAAGTGAAAACATGGAAAGAAGGAAAAAATATACTGAGGAAGTCGAAAGATTAGAAAGGACAGGTGAATATATATTTGTCGGAAGATTAGCGGAATACAAGTACTATAACATGGATGAAGTAATAACAGCTTCAATTAGGAAGACAGAGGTGTGGTTAAATGGAAGGTAA
- the hisS gene encoding histidine--tRNA ligase: MYQKIKGTEDLYGDEMKYWYWIEKKAKDLAIRYGYGEIRTPIFEETKLFIRSVGQDTDIVQKEMYTFEDKGGRSITLRPEGTAPVVRAFVEDGMIAQGFPQKYFYIGPMFRYERPQSGRQRQFHQFGAEIFGSSSAIADAELIIFADRLMKEIGLVDYQIHINSLGDIEDRVKYREALKEYYAQHLENLCDDCKVRYEKNVLRLLDCKVDIEYTKNAPKITDYLGENSRKHYEELKALLDSVGIKYIENPRLVRGLDYYNRTVFEIHHQKLGAMSAIAGGGRYDGLIKEIGGKDVPALGFATGIERLILALKAENVLVDEIETNVVYIAYLGGFDVKAEAIRLSEELRREGIPVGLELMERGLSAQLKNAARVGAKFTIIVGESELERNIVLVKNMETGEQLEFERSFVVSGIKDMITEMQ, encoded by the coding sequence GTGTACCAAAAAATAAAGGGCACGGAAGATTTGTACGGCGATGAGATGAAGTATTGGTATTGGATAGAGAAAAAGGCAAAAGATTTAGCAATAAGATACGGATACGGTGAAATAAGAACACCAATATTCGAAGAAACGAAGCTTTTTATTAGAAGCGTGGGGCAGGATACGGATATCGTTCAGAAAGAAATGTACACATTTGAGGATAAAGGTGGAAGAAGCATAACACTTAGGCCTGAAGGGACTGCGCCTGTTGTAAGGGCTTTTGTTGAAGATGGAATGATAGCTCAAGGATTTCCACAAAAGTATTTTTACATTGGTCCGATGTTTAGATACGAGAGGCCACAATCTGGGAGGCAAAGGCAGTTCCATCAATTTGGTGCAGAAATTTTCGGGAGTTCTTCTGCTATAGCAGATGCAGAGCTTATAATCTTTGCCGATAGATTGATGAAAGAAATAGGACTTGTCGATTATCAGATTCATATAAATTCGCTTGGTGACATAGAAGATAGGGTGAAATATCGCGAAGCTCTAAAGGAATATTACGCACAGCACTTAGAAAATTTATGCGATGACTGTAAAGTTAGGTATGAAAAGAACGTACTTAGGCTTTTGGATTGTAAAGTTGACATAGAATACACAAAAAATGCGCCAAAGATAACGGATTATCTTGGTGAGAATTCTAGGAAGCACTATGAAGAATTGAAAGCATTGCTTGATTCGGTAGGTATAAAGTATATTGAAAATCCAAGACTTGTTAGAGGTCTTGATTATTACAATAGAACGGTTTTTGAAATACACCACCAAAAGCTCGGGGCTATGAGCGCTATCGCTGGTGGTGGAAGATACGATGGACTAATAAAAGAAATAGGTGGTAAAGACGTTCCAGCGTTAGGTTTTGCAACGGGCATAGAACGATTGATACTTGCATTGAAAGCTGAGAATGTTTTAGTTGATGAAATTGAAACCAACGTAGTTTACATCGCTTACCTTGGTGGGTTTGATGTAAAAGCTGAAGCGATAAGGCTTTCGGAAGAACTTAGAAGAGAAGGTATACCAGTTGGTCTTGAGCTTATGGAACGTGGGTTGAGCGCGCAACTCAAGAATGCTGCAAGAGTTGGAGCTAAATTTACAATAATCGTTGGTGAGAGTGAACTTGAAAGAAATATCGTGCTTGTAAAAAATATGGAAACAGGTGAACAATTGGAGTTTGAAAGAAGCTTTGTAGTTAGCGGAATAAAAGACATGATAACAGAAATGCAGTAA
- a CDS encoding PadR family transcriptional regulator yields MRRKCGCQHGQGGNIHRCEETGFSTGDFLTAVILKLLSQKPMHGYELYEKLQQVAYYPFKHDPSVIYNILRKLEHHGIIEFKVEEGNGGLRKVYSITDNGIKYLNNLLELINTLKESFEKFLES; encoded by the coding sequence GTGAGGAGAAAATGTGGATGTCAACATGGTCAGGGTGGAAATATACATAGATGCGAAGAAACTGGTTTTTCAACAGGAGACTTTCTCACAGCGGTTATTTTGAAACTGTTAAGCCAAAAACCAATGCATGGTTATGAACTCTACGAAAAACTTCAACAAGTTGCTTACTATCCTTTCAAACATGATCCATCCGTTATTTACAACATTTTGAGAAAACTCGAACATCACGGAATTATCGAATTCAAAGTTGAAGAAGGGAACGGAGGATTAAGAAAAGTATATTCTATAACTGACAACGGAATTAAATACCTCAATAATCTTTTAGAGTTGATAAATACTCTTAAAGAATCTTTCGAAAAATTCTTGGAAAGTTAG